In a single window of the Rhodamnia argentea isolate NSW1041297 chromosome 2, ASM2092103v1, whole genome shotgun sequence genome:
- the LOC115738675 gene encoding GDSL esterase/lipase EXL3-like, with protein sequence MSSSELVRSPALLSAVFVLSVSVTFLPARAVVKLPPNETVPAVIVFGDSIVDAGNNNNMLTLVKCDFPPYGEDFQGGISTGRFCDGKVPSDLMAEQLGIKDTVPAYLDPNLQNQDLVTGVTFASGGSGYDPLTPKLVSVISMSDQLGLFKEYIVRLKGFVGEEKANFILAKSLYMVVSGSDDIANNYFTARVRQLQYDVPGYTDLMVGLASNFLQDLYDLGARRIAVFSAPPIGCVPSQRTLAGGAVRGCAEEHNAAAQSFNTKLSSKIDSLNGKLPHSKMVYIDVYNPLLDLIKFPQKHGFMVADKGCCGTGNIEVAILCNKLTPSTCTDVSDYVFWDSYHPTEKAYKTLVAPLITKYLNKFF encoded by the exons ATGTCGTCTTCCGAGCTCGTCCGTTCCCCGGCATTACTTTCGGCCGTGTTCGTGCTGTCTGTCTCGGTTACGTTTCTGCCGGCGAGGGCTGTGGTGAAGCTGCCGCCGAACGAGACGGTCCCGGCCGTTATCGTGTTCGGAGACTCGATTGTTGATGCcggcaacaacaacaatatgTTGACTCTCGTCAAGTGTGACTTCCCCCCCTATGGCGAGGATTTCCAAGGCGGCATCTCGACAGGAAGATTCTGCGACGGCAAAGTGCCATCCGACCTCATGg CGGAACAATTAGGCATTAAAGATACCGTGCCCGCATACTTGGATCCAAATCTACAAAATCAAGACCTAGTCACCGGGGTGACCTTCGCTTCCGGTGGCTCCGGATATGATCCGCTCACGCCCAAGCTTGTG TCGGTCATATCAATGTCGGATCAGCTGGGTCTCTTCAAAGAGTACATAGTAAGGTTGAAAGGGTTCGTTGGTGAAGAGAAGGCCAACTTCATCTTGGCCAAAAGCTTGTACATGGTGGTGTCCGGGAGCGATGACATCGCCAACAACTATTTCACCGCTCGTGTGAGGCAGTTGCAATACGACGTGCCTGGATATACTGACCTCATGGTCGGATTGGCTTCCAATTTCCTACAG GATTTATATGACCTCGGAGCTCGAAGAATAGCAGTGTTTAGCGCACCGCCAATAGGGTGCGTTCCTTCCCAAAGGACACTAGCAGGTGGAGCGGTACGAGGTTGTGCAGAGGAGCACAACGCTGCGGCTCAGTCGTTCAACACCAAGCTCTCTTCCAAGATCGACTCTCTCAACGGCAAGTTGCCCCACAGCAAGATGGTCTACATTGATGTCTACAACCCACTCCTCGACCTAATCAAATTTCCCCAAAAACACG GTTTTATGGTTGCCGACAAAGGGTGCTGCGGGACGGGGAACATCGAGGTGGCAATACTGTGCAACAAACTGACTCCGTCCACGTGCACCGATGTGTCCGACTACGTGTTCTGGGACAGCTACCACCCCACGGAGAAAGCATACAAAACCCTAGTGGCTCCCCTCATCACTAAGTATCTCAATAAGTTCTTCTGA
- the LOC115738666 gene encoding SKP1-like protein 1B → MSSTRSIILKSSDGESFEVEEAVALESQTIKHMIEDECADDGIPLPNVTSRILSKVIEYCKKHVDADRASSVADDDLKAWDAEFVKVDQATLFDLILAANYLNIKGLLDLTCQTVADIIKGKTPEEIRKTFNIKNDFTPEEEEEVRRENQWAFE, encoded by the exons ATGTCGTCCACTCGCAGTATCATCCTCAAGAGCTCGGACGGAGAGTCCTTCGAGGTGGAGGAGGCGGTGGCTCTGGAGTCCCAGACCATCAAGCACATGATCGAGGACGAGTGCGCCGACGACGGCATCCCCCTCCCCAACGTCACCAGCAGGATCCTCTCCAAGGTCATCGAGTACTGCAAGAAGCACGTCGACGCCGACCGCGCCTCCTCCGTCGCCGACGACGACCTCAAGGCCTGGGACGCCGAGTTCGTCAAGGTCGACCAGGCCACTCTTTTCGATCTCATCCTG GCAGCGAATTATCTGAACATCAAGGGGTTACTGGATCTGACCTGCCAGACTGTGGCTGACATTATCAAGGGGAAGACACCTGAGGAGATCAGGAAGACATTCAACATCAAGAATGACTTCACGccggaggaagaggaagaggttcgaAGGGAGAATCAATGGGCCTTTGAGTGA